The genomic stretch GGTGTTCGCTGACAAAGTAGCCCGACTTGGGCCGCGGCGAGACCATGCCGCTGTCTTCGAGCATGCGGTAGGCCTGCTGCACGGTGCTCAGGCTGACGCCGTGTTCCATGCTGAGGGCGCGCACCGAAGGCAGGCGCTGGCCGGGGCGATACAGGCCTTGTTCGATACGGGCGCCGAGCAGCTCGGCGAGGTTGAGGTAGAGCGTCACGGCATACTCCAGCGTCGCCTGCATACAGCGACCAGTACAGTTGCGCTGAAAATACAGCATTCACGCGTCGATTCGCCAATTCTGTATGGGAATAATAAGCCGCTAGTGGATCTGTATTGTCACCATTGCCAACGCGCATGCTTGCTCCACGGTATCAACTGAACGGGAGAACGCAGTGATGGGTGGCATGAGCGATATGCGCTTGCAACTGATGGCCAAGGACCTGGACGCCGGGCAGCGGGCCAAGGTCTTCAATGCGCCAGCGGGCCTGAGCCGTTGGGGGCTGATGGTGCATCGCTGGCATACCCGCAAGGCGCTGCTGCAGCTGACAGACGATGAGTTGCGCGATGTCGGGCTGAGCTGGGAGCAGGCCCGTACAGAAGGGCGCAAACCCTTCTGGAAGGCATAAACGGCCCAATTTGTAGGAGCGGCAGCGTTCAGACCAGCTCTTTCAGCCGGTGCCAGAGCATCCCCAGTGCCAGCAGTGGCGAGCGCAGGTGCTTGCCGCCTGGGAAGGTGATGTGCGGCACCTTGGCGAACAGGTCGAAGCGCCCGCTTTGCTGGCCACTGATGGCCTCGCCCAGCAGGCGCGCGGCCAGGTGGGTAGCGTTCAGCCCATGGCCGGAGTATGCCTGGGCGTAATAGACATTCGGCTGGCTGGCCAAACGGCCGATCTGCGGCAGGCGGTTGGCGCCAATGCCGATCATGCCGCCCCATTGGAACTCGATGCGCACATCGGCCAGGTGCGGGAAAACCTTGAGCATTTTCGGCCGCATGTAGGCGGCGATGTCTTGCGGGTCGCGGCCGGAATAGTGGCAGGCACCGCCGAACAGCAGCCGGTGGTCCGCAGACAGGCGATAGTAGTCCAGCGCTACGCGCTGATCGCACACGGCCATGTTCTGTGGCAGCAGTGTGCGCGCGCGTTCCTCGCCCAGTGGCTCGGTGGCAATGATGTAGCTGCCGGCGGGCAGCACCTTGCCGCCCAGCTCGCGGTTGAGGTCGTTGTGGTAGGCATTGCAGCACAGCACGAGGGTCTTGGCGCGAACCTGGCCTTGAGCGGTGTGCACCTTGACCTCAGGGCCATACTCGATGCGGGTGACTTCCGACTGCTCATACAGGCGCACGCCCAGGCGGCTGGCTACGGCCGCCTCGCCAAGTGCCAGGTTGAGTGGGTGCAGGTGGCCCGAGCCCATGTCGATCAGGCCGCCGACATAGCACTCGGCGCCGACCACGCTGTGGATATCGTCTTTGCCGACCAGGCGCAGCTCATGCTCGTAGCCCAAGCTGCGCAGTGCTTCAGCCTCTTCGGCAAAGCCCAGCAGCTCAGCAGGTTTATTGGCCAGGTCGCAGTAGCCCCAGGTCAGGTCGCAGGCGATGGCGTGGCGCTCGACCCGCTCGCGAACGATCTGCACGGCTTCCAGGCCCATCAGCTTCATGCTGCGCACGCCTTCTTCGCCGATCACCGGGAGGAACTGATCCAGGCCATGGCCGACCCCGCGGATGAGTTGCCCGCCGTTGCGCCCGCTGGCGCCCCAGCCGAGCTTGCGGGCTTCCAGCAGGATCACCGAGAGGCCACGTTCGGCCAGTTCGATGGCGGTGTTCAGGCCTGAATAGCCGCCGCCGACGATGCACACGTCGGCGCTGTGCTCGCCTTGCAGGAAAGCGTGGTCGGGGTGGGGCGCGCTGCTGGCGGCGTAATAGGAGGCGGCGTGCTGCGCGCTGTGGATCATGGGGCAGGTCCTGGGCAGGAAAACAGAAGGGGGAGGATAAGCTGGGGTTTTGTGGTGGGGCAACTGGCCCAATCGCCGGCAAGCCGGCTCCCACCGGGGCTGCACTGCCCTTGAGATAAGCGGTGTACTGGTGGGAGCCGGCTTGCCGGCGATTGGCCCTATAATTCGACCTCGACCCTCATTGTGTACCCGCCATGTCCTGCAACCGCCACAAGATCCACTTCCTGCGCGAGCTCATCCCCTCATTCGAGTGCGAGCCCGGTTGCCACGATTGCTGCGGTCCGGTCACCACGTCCACCGAAGAAATGGCCCGCCTGCCGCGCAAGACCGAGGCGGAGCAGGCCGCTGCGCTGGAGCACCTGGACTGCGTGCACCTGGGCCCCAATGGTTGCACGGTGTATGAAGAGCGGCCGATGATCTGCCGCCTGTTCGGCACCACCCCGCGCATGGCCTGCCCGCGCGGTCGCGGCCCTGAACAGATGATCGAGCCCGAGGCCGAGCAGCTCGTTCACCAGTTCATCGCCACCACCCGCCAAGTGCTGGTCTAGCCTCAGTCCGGAATCGGCAGGCAGAGGCTCTCTTTTACCTCCTCCATCACGATGTAGCTCTTCGACTCGCGCACGTGCGGCAGCTTGAGCAGGATGTCGCCCAGCAGCTTGCGGTACGAGGCCATTTCCGAGATGCGCGCTTTCACCAGGTAGTCGAAGTCGCCTGAGACCAGGTGGCACTCCAGCACATGGGGCAGCTTGAGCACGGCGCGGCGGAACTCCTCGAAGGTGTCGCCAGACTTGTAGTCCAGGCTGATTTCGACGAACACCAGCAAGCTGCCCTTCAGGTGCTGCGGGTTGAGCCGGGCGTTGTAGCCCATGATGATGCCCTCGCGCTCCAGGCGGCGGACGCGCTCGGTGCACGGGGTGGTGGAAAGCCCAACTTTCTCGCCCAGTTCGGTGAAGGAAATACGGCCGTCATTCTGCAGGACCCGCAGTATGTTGCGGTCGATCTTGTCCAGTTCACGCTTGCTCTGGTGCTGGGTTCTCATAGGGGATGCCCCTCCGTGAAAGGCAATATTGCCGAGAATTCTCGCCAAATATAGGCTTTTATATAGTGAATTGCACTGG from Pseudomonas kermanshahensis encodes the following:
- a CDS encoding DUF1127 domain-containing protein; the encoded protein is MGGMSDMRLQLMAKDLDAGQRAKVFNAPAGLSRWGLMVHRWHTRKALLQLTDDELRDVGLSWEQARTEGRKPFWKA
- a CDS encoding NAD(P)/FAD-dependent oxidoreductase: MIHSAQHAASYYAASSAPHPDHAFLQGEHSADVCIVGGGYSGLNTAIELAERGLSVILLEARKLGWGASGRNGGQLIRGVGHGLDQFLPVIGEEGVRSMKLMGLEAVQIVRERVERHAIACDLTWGYCDLANKPAELLGFAEEAEALRSLGYEHELRLVGKDDIHSVVGAECYVGGLIDMGSGHLHPLNLALGEAAVASRLGVRLYEQSEVTRIEYGPEVKVHTAQGQVRAKTLVLCCNAYHNDLNRELGGKVLPAGSYIIATEPLGEERARTLLPQNMAVCDQRVALDYYRLSADHRLLFGGACHYSGRDPQDIAAYMRPKMLKVFPHLADVRIEFQWGGMIGIGANRLPQIGRLASQPNVYYAQAYSGHGLNATHLAARLLGEAISGQQSGRFDLFAKVPHITFPGGKHLRSPLLALGMLWHRLKELV
- a CDS encoding Lrp/AsnC ligand binding domain-containing protein, whose amino-acid sequence is MRTQHQSKRELDKIDRNILRVLQNDGRISFTELGEKVGLSTTPCTERVRRLEREGIIMGYNARLNPQHLKGSLLVFVEISLDYKSGDTFEEFRRAVLKLPHVLECHLVSGDFDYLVKARISEMASYRKLLGDILLKLPHVRESKSYIVMEEVKESLCLPIPD
- a CDS encoding YkgJ family cysteine cluster protein, which produces MSCNRHKIHFLRELIPSFECEPGCHDCCGPVTTSTEEMARLPRKTEAEQAAALEHLDCVHLGPNGCTVYEERPMICRLFGTTPRMACPRGRGPEQMIEPEAEQLVHQFIATTRQVLV